The Streptomyces sp. P9-A4 genome contains a region encoding:
- a CDS encoding NAD(P)/FAD-dependent oxidoreductase: protein MLNSADSARTAQHTDVEDDGTRAVDVVVVGAGVAGLAAAHRLTGAGLSVAVLEAEPRIGGRMATEAVDGFLLDRVGPLLTLSYEELRAVPGLDGLVLRPFAPGVLVHSDGRYARWGAPHPRRTPGGPRGAGHRSVGGAFSVARALASAPRHPAASLDQARLGASLVRLAATPTQRVLARPERTAREALTARLPARTVQGVLRPLLAALLGDPDLGMSSRHADLALRAFARGRLTVPEGGSAALPERLAAALPPGTVRTGVRVTEASVSRVTTERHGVFRCRSVVIATGARTAAELLPGLRRPAFHPVTVLHHTAPVAPTTDPTLLLESDPGGPVAHTSVMSAVDPSRAPEGRALITSTVLGAPPDDTERRVRKHLAALYGTSTDEWELLALRHTRDAVPAMAPPHDARRPVRLLAGLYACGDHRATSTPQGALASGRRAAGALLTDLGLRAPGEPTEEEAAA from the coding sequence GTGCTCAACAGCGCAGACAGCGCAAGGACCGCACAGCATACGGACGTCGAGGACGACGGCACACGGGCCGTCGATGTCGTCGTCGTGGGAGCCGGGGTCGCGGGACTCGCCGCCGCCCATCGGCTGACCGGCGCCGGGCTCTCCGTCGCCGTCCTTGAGGCGGAGCCGCGGATCGGGGGCCGGATGGCCACCGAGGCCGTCGACGGCTTCCTGCTCGACCGGGTCGGGCCGCTGCTCACCCTGTCGTACGAGGAGCTGCGCGCCGTACCGGGCCTCGACGGCCTCGTGCTGCGCCCCTTCGCCCCGGGCGTGCTCGTGCACAGCGACGGCCGGTACGCGCGGTGGGGCGCCCCGCACCCGCGCCGGACGCCGGGCGGGCCCCGGGGAGCGGGCCACCGGAGCGTGGGGGGAGCGTTCAGCGTGGCACGCGCCCTCGCGAGCGCCCCCCGTCATCCGGCCGCCTCGCTCGACCAGGCGCGGCTCGGCGCGTCCCTGGTCCGGCTGGCCGCGACCCCGACGCAGCGGGTGCTCGCCCGCCCCGAGCGGACCGCCCGCGAGGCGCTGACCGCCCGGCTGCCCGCCAGGACCGTGCAGGGGGTGCTGCGCCCGCTGCTCGCGGCGCTGCTCGGCGACCCGGACCTCGGCATGTCGAGCCGCCATGCCGATCTCGCGCTGCGCGCCTTCGCGCGGGGCAGGCTGACCGTCCCCGAGGGCGGTTCGGCGGCGCTCCCGGAGCGGCTGGCGGCGGCGCTGCCGCCGGGCACGGTCCGGACGGGGGTCCGGGTCACGGAGGCGTCGGTCTCCCGGGTGACGACGGAGCGGCACGGGGTGTTCCGCTGCCGGTCGGTCGTCATCGCGACGGGGGCGCGGACGGCCGCCGAGCTGCTGCCCGGTCTGCGCCGGCCGGCCTTCCACCCGGTGACGGTGCTGCACCACACGGCGCCGGTGGCGCCGACGACGGACCCGACGCTGCTCCTGGAGTCCGACCCGGGCGGGCCGGTGGCCCACACCTCCGTGATGAGCGCGGTGGATCCGAGCCGGGCGCCGGAGGGCCGGGCCCTGATCACCTCGACGGTGCTCGGGGCGCCGCCGGACGACACGGAGCGACGGGTCCGCAAGCACCTCGCCGCGCTGTACGGCACGTCGACGGACGAATGGGAGCTGCTGGCCCTGCGCCACACCCGGGACGCGGTCCCCGCGATGGCGCCCCCGCACGACGCCCGCCGCCCGGTCCGGCTGCTGGCGGGCCTCTACGCCTGCGGCGACCACCGGGCCACGAGCACCCCGCAGGGCGCCCTCGCCTCGGGCCGCCGGGCGGCCGGAGCCCTGCTGACCGACCTGGGTCTACGGGCGCCGGGCGAACCGACGGAGGAGGAAGCGGCGGCCTGA
- a CDS encoding regulator, whose protein sequence is MTERPPQRIPNRQLAALIAEAGFSHAGLARRVDQLGLEHGLDLRYDKTSVTRWLRGQQPRGTTPALIAEVFTRRLGRRLSAQDLGLDACAPVYAGLEFAATPEEAVDIVSGLWRKDSGSHAELRKIAFTPAGLVVPSRDWLIGRADDRVARGEQPPGARTAATATARLGHETRLAHDTRLTRDSRLGSDSRLGGDSRPGGDSRLGGDSGPGSDSRAPYDPRDPRAAHAPHDNRPPHDPRVPPQGRFSVPRQRGTDRGPGQRVSGGDIAALRSVGELFRTLDHTYGGGHARQALVRYLEHETEPMLRGTYGESVGRRLFAAAADLTRLAGWTSYDIAAHGLAQRYFVQALRLAQAAGDRAYGSYVLLTMSCQAVYLGHGREAVQLARVAQQGVGPAAPPVVQAMLHAVEARGHAVLSEARACSASLVRAERALEASRPGDEVPYWARTFDEAQLADELCHCHRDLQQYRPAAQHAERALQLRAPGYARSRLFCRVVLATSRLALGELDQACALGAEAAQQASEMRSARAVEYVRDFERRLEPYRDAAAARTYRDRVAAIG, encoded by the coding sequence GCTCGCGAGACGGGTCGACCAGCTCGGTCTGGAACACGGCCTCGACCTGCGGTACGACAAGACCTCGGTGACCCGCTGGCTCCGGGGCCAGCAGCCGCGCGGCACCACTCCCGCGCTCATCGCCGAGGTCTTCACCCGTCGGCTCGGCCGCCGTCTCTCCGCCCAGGACCTCGGTCTCGACGCCTGCGCGCCGGTCTACGCGGGCCTGGAGTTCGCCGCGACCCCGGAAGAGGCGGTGGACATCGTCAGCGGGCTCTGGCGCAAGGACTCCGGCAGCCACGCGGAACTCCGCAAGATCGCCTTCACTCCGGCGGGCCTGGTCGTGCCCAGCCGCGACTGGCTGATCGGTCGCGCCGACGACCGGGTCGCGCGCGGGGAGCAGCCACCGGGCGCCCGCACGGCCGCCACCGCCACCGCGCGCCTCGGGCACGAGACACGGCTCGCACACGACACCCGGCTCACCCGCGATTCCCGCCTCGGGAGCGATTCCCGCCTCGGCGGTGACTCCCGTCCCGGCGGTGACTCCCGCCTCGGCGGTGACTCCGGTCCCGGGAGCGACTCCCGGGCCCCGTACGACCCCCGTGACCCCCGCGCCGCACACGCCCCGCACGACAACCGTCCGCCCCACGACCCCCGGGTGCCGCCGCAGGGCCGCTTCTCCGTGCCCCGGCAGCGCGGTACGGACCGCGGGCCCGGCCAGCGGGTCTCCGGCGGGGACATCGCCGCCCTCCGCTCGGTCGGCGAACTCTTCCGCACCCTCGACCACACCTACGGCGGCGGGCACGCCCGCCAGGCCCTCGTCCGCTACCTGGAGCACGAGACCGAGCCGATGCTGCGCGGGACGTACGGGGAGTCCGTGGGCCGCAGGCTCTTCGCCGCCGCCGCCGACCTCACCCGGCTCGCCGGGTGGACCTCGTACGACATCGCCGCCCACGGACTCGCCCAGCGCTACTTCGTACAGGCGCTGCGCCTCGCCCAGGCCGCCGGGGACCGGGCCTACGGTTCCTACGTCCTGCTCACCATGAGCTGCCAGGCCGTCTACCTCGGCCACGGCCGGGAGGCCGTGCAGCTCGCCCGGGTCGCCCAGCAGGGCGTCGGGCCCGCCGCACCGCCCGTCGTCCAGGCGATGCTGCACGCGGTCGAGGCGCGCGGGCACGCGGTCCTCTCCGAGGCCCGCGCGTGCAGCGCCTCCCTGGTACGGGCCGAGCGCGCCCTCGAAGCGTCCCGGCCGGGCGACGAGGTGCCGTACTGGGCCCGGACGTTCGACGAGGCCCAGCTCGCGGACGAGCTGTGCCACTGCCACCGGGACCTCCAGCAGTACCGCCCCGCCGCCCAGCACGCCGAGCGCGCCCTCCAGCTGAGGGCCCCCGGCTACGCCCGCAGCCGCCTCTTCTGCCGGGTGGTCCTGGCGACGTCGCGACTGGCCCTGGGCGAACTGGACCAGGCGTGCGCACTCGGCGCGGAGGCCGCCCAGCAGGCCTCGGAGATGCGGTCGGCGCGGGCGGTGGAGTACGTACGCGACTTCGAACGACGCCTGGAGCCGTACCGGGACGCGGCGGCGGCCCGCACGTACCGGGACCGGGTGGCAGCCATCGGCTGA